Genomic segment of Rana temporaria chromosome 12, aRanTem1.1, whole genome shotgun sequence:
gccgaatttaagcatatctggtttccagaatacgcttaaatttgcgtcggcgtagattccgagttaggtcggcgtatctactgatacgccggcctaactctctgtgaatccccCTATTAGTGTTGAAGTTTACCTATATTTTAAAACTTGAGCAGTgcacaaaaaaatgaatattttctgAATATAATGATAACAAAGCTTTATTTGTTTCTTCCAAACACAAAAAGAATAAAATCTCTGGAAACAGAGGCAGGGAACCTTACGGTCCACACAGCCTGTTTGACTATAcctcccttccaaaaaaaaatacaagagctCAAACAGGACGCTTTAACGTTGAGATTTAAGAATGTCTTCTTGGCATTAAAACTATGCCCATTAGTGGCAAAAGCAACCATTGTGGTCTGACCCAGTATGCCTTAGCAATGTAATTAGCTGTAAGTGCAGGCATCATCTGAATATTAGATTTGACCACAAATACCATCGATTGTTTGTAGCAAAGAGGTTCACTTGATTACACATACTGCAGTGATCTCTCCATTTGTCTTCTTGTTCTTTATGATTTATAATAACCAAATCATCTCTCTCATTAATACCAAAGATTTGAGGATCAGCACAATGTTTGGCCTAGTCTGAAGGGTGGCAGAAAAACGTGCCCATTAgccatgacagggaacagacaggATGTGGAGGcatggttttgaaaaaaaataaaaaaaaaaatttcatggaGGGGCAAAGTCCCCaaaatacaaacaaataaaagCCCCCCGGCACCACAAGGCCAGGGAATGGCAATGAAAATGTCTATGCCCATTTGTAGCTGCATGGTATCAGGGAAAGAGGGTATCCATTGCACCAAACCGTCTTCTTTACTAAAACACGGTGTCCCCGTTATACCGGTTTCATCTTCAAGAAACAAAACTTGTGCAAGCTGTGTCACGTCCTTGGCAAAAAGCAGCAATCCATGGAACAGGGTGGGGGTGTAGTCCCTCTAGGTGCCAACCACAGCGGGGTCATGGGCAGAGTCTGGCAGCTGGCTGCCGCTGCAGTGATACAAGAAGCAGTTGCCCCAGCAGCTGTAGCAAATGAGAAAGAGGGCGCCCAGGAAGACCAAGGCGCAGATGGTGCATGGTTTCCTCTCCAATAAGAAGCTCAGTAAGTAGAAGCCCATGAACATCGAGTGACTGAACCAAAGCGCTGGGTTCAGTGGCTTCGGAATCAGGAGGACGGGAAGCAGCCACTGTAAACAGTACATGGTGGCGTATGTAGGTCACACCTCGTCTATGATTGCTTGATCCGTGCCAGCAGCCTGGGGACACAAAGCAGAATGCAAATGTTAATATAGAAGCCTTACAAATTAACATATACAGGATCATTTTGAGACAAATACTAATATAGTATGCGCTTGTCAACCAATCACATGTGCTGcgtctccttaaaggggttgtaaagcctcagATTTTTCaccttgccacctatcagtgcgtaccacctatcagtgctcatcagtgctgcataatcagtgcccatccatcagtcagtgccaccctttagtgcccatcagccagtgccatctatcagtgcgtcacatgatattaaaaaaaaaaagtatcggcgagtacttgaaaaaaaagtattggtacttgtattaaaaaaagtggaatctggacaaccctagtaggcagtatttttgtaaaggtgatgtaacggacacatgcatgctgccgagacagttataatcttcgtgcagggggactacaaggaactgcatggcttgtcaccattggatgtaccacattgtattctgagctcaaagggttaattggacaagtttcttttcattgttgaatgctaatgttcccttcgcatagataatgaactcttcttttgtgtgcaggtaaacagcccccctgtgaggtgtatgctgatggggattatgtgtgagtgataattgttttaaaggttaattgaattctatgtgcctggccaggaaatgttaagtggggtgaggtgccgaagcgtctagaaactggtcaagtgattaattcaaggagatgtcattgtttcagggggtctgtgttgaagccccctactgggaaaaggggagggcggaaactgtcattgttcttgtaacagttgtaccagatataagcaggtgaaatatgccaaataaagtcagtctactggacccttcaaacgtagtacgtctcgtttcttggaagggcgttcgatgggatataccggcggtacctgcatatcgcagcttgccagggaaaaggacgtctccaacggccgatacccctcactaccagtgggtagccgttacattggttggcagtagtgggatggtccttttatccaaagagcaagtgctgaatggagtcgcagtacgccaggctgaaaagatccacactgaaagatctattggagattcgtggtaggagcgccagcaacagaccacggagggagctgatagctgacctgctggagctggacgaaatggatggatccatggaaggaacggagccccttgcaccggtcagcaaagaagatgtaattactgggattgtacagcggagattatccttgtatccagaaacgtccgtggaactaatcaaccagctgtccTGGGAAGcacgggaagagatacaaacgaagaggggacaagaactggaactggtaagagcgagacagcccattacacctgcagttcctacccccccacctgctgctacaggaaagaaaataccgttcactgcatttaaagcttttgtagaaagtgaggaggaaatcgatggatatttggcggactttgagaggcagtgctcactacaccaggtaccaccagaccaatgggtc
This window contains:
- the LOC120918773 gene encoding bladder cancer-associated protein, which encodes MYCLQWLLPVLLIPKPLNPALWFSHSMFMGFYLLSFLLERKPCTICALVFLGALFLICYSCWGNCFLYHCSGSQLPDSAHDPAVVGT